The Loxodonta africana isolate mLoxAfr1 chromosome 1, mLoxAfr1.hap2, whole genome shotgun sequence genomic sequence GAAGGCTCAACTTGCCCCCAAATTAAGCCAGACATCCCCTCACCCCCACAAAGAAGGGAAGACATTGAGACAGGAGACAAGAGTCTTTAATCAGGTCCCAGGCTTCCTCAGGCGGAAAAGGAAGGAGCTGAGTCAAGGTGGGGGTGCCTGTTCTGGGAGGTGCGCCCTCCCAGGGAACCCTCATTATCCCAAGCACACACATTCCTTGGTGGAGCTCCATTGTGACATTTGGAGCCCGTGAGCAGCTTACTGCTCTTCTGATGCGGATCAGAGTCCCGCCTTCCTGCTGCCCCTGGGTGGAGGGAGTGTCCCTGGGGCTGGCTGGTAGGCAGGATTCCTCTGTGGCACTTCAGGTGGGGCCTGTTATCGGCTGGGCCCAGGTGCTCACCAATGTCACCTGTCACCACAAGCTGGGCAAGTCTGGGCTGGTGAAACCGGAAAAGACATTGATGTTTCCAACTCGGCCAGTGCCCCCCAAACCCCAGGTGTCTGGCAGAAATGAGCTGGACTCCCAGCCACACCTTCACAAGCCATTCCACCAgaccccctgtgtgtctctgCTGGAGCTTGAGCCTCACTGGAGAAAAGCCTTCTTGGCAGTCTCACCTCATGCCCTGACGCTACAGCTACAGTGGCTTCAGCTAAGCTATTGGCAAGAAGGAGGATGCAAATGACACAGATGAAGAATGAGGTGAAAGTTTTGGTTCAGGTTCCAGCACCCCAGCCCAGCCCACCAGGTAatgtgtaaacacacacacatacagagtaggtacacacatgcatgcatgcacacacacacacacacacacacacacacacacacagtgttacTGGAATCAGATAGCCCTTTTTATTAAATTAAGTGTACTCCCCAAGTCCTCCTTCCAGAGTTCCTGACCTACCAAACTGATCTTTCGTAGTAAGTCTCTCCTCCTCCCCATATCTGTTGCCCCTTCAATCCCCTTGCCAGGTACCCAGAGCCCTATCAAAACATCTGCTTTGCGAGGCACCTGGGACTAAGAGAGGGCATCAGCAATGGACATCTAAAAGGATATACAACAAGTGTTCTTTATGAGGCTGGGCTCTGTAGGGGCTGGGGCCACGTCCATAGGAATCAGGTCTTCAGAGGGGTCTGTGGAGGTGTTGGATTCAGGGATCTCAGGTCTCCGTACAAAATCAGGTTCTTGGCCATATCTAAGAGTGTCTGTGCAGGTGTTTCCAAGGCcatggtgatggtggaggtgtcCTTGGTTGGGGGCTGCAGATCTGCATGGTTAGTGGAGGAGGCAGCCTCCCCAGGCAAAGCTGGCAGTGAGGAGGAGTGGGGCGGTGAGGAGAGGGCTGGGGAGCCTTTGCAGGGCTGCAGCCACGTTGCACAGGTCCTGCTCACAGCAGCAGTGCTGCAAAGTGTAGGAGCGCAACCAATAGGTGGCGTGGCCCTGCAGGGGGCACTGGGACTTTGGGAGGCAGCCCCTCCGTTCAATGCTCTCACCCTGCTCTGTGGAACAAAGGGGAACACTCAGGCAGGGGCCCGGAGGAAGGCAAGGGGCCCTGGGGTGACAGGAAGGGCAGGAGGATGgatggaggtggaggtggggagggacCTGGAGAAGGGCCATGGGACTAGGTTCCTACCTGAGGTGCCAATACTGATGCCACAAGCTTCATCATCCTGACACTCGGTAGGGACAGGGTAGCAGGGTTTCGCAAAGTTGCAGGTGTAACAGTGGAGCCGTCTTGGGGTAGGGGAAGTGCTGAGACCTGTGAGGGCAGCAGAGATAGGGCAGAGGGGAGAGATGAGGCCATAGGAAGGAGGCGAAGGGGGGAGGGAAAAGCGCAGACGGGAGTAGAAACAGAGACAAAGAGAAGGGAGGGGAGCCCAAGCAGTAAAAGAAACAAAGGAGAGGCAAGAAAGGTTGAGACGTGACATAGATGTGAACGGAAGCCAAGAGAATCACACCAGAACACGCAGACAGTGACAAAAAAAATCAGACGAGGCAAGTAACGACGTTAAGTAGATGGTTCCAGagacaggtgaggaaacagaaaTTGACCGAGGGGGGCAGGCAGAGGTTCAAGCAAAGAAGCAAAAGATGAGGTGAAGGACAAAGAGGACAGAGGCAGGTTGAAGGGTCAAAGACAGAGCAATGAAGAGACAGCCGTTCTCAAATGCCTTTGAAAGAAAACTTTTCTTCCCTCAACTTTTCCCGTTACACCCTAC encodes the following:
- the LOC111748669 gene encoding lymphocyte antigen 6G6e-like encodes the protein MFVFRSLPVLRPCSNSRGSLGAEHILPDSWGPKPAMGTYSTFLCLLYLCGVLGLSTSPTPRRLHCYTCNFAKPCYPVPTECQDDEACGISIGTSGRSCLPKSQCPLQGHATYWLRSYTLQHCCCEQDLCNVAAALQRLPSPLLTAPLLLTASFAWGGCLLH